The genomic DNA ACGAAGAAACGAGCATGTGCTCATTCCGTACTTTAATCAGTGCTGAAACAGACAAAGCACCAAGTGCACCTGTAATGGAAGGCACCCTCGTTGGGGGACGTTGTTTAAAAGGCACTTACATGGGATCGTACGATGAAATGGATGCTATATACAACGCTGCATTCGAGCACATTGCTAAAATGGGCTGGGAAATGGTTGGTGGCCCATTGGAAGTGTACATGACCGATCCGGGAATGGAGCCCGATACGAGTAAATGGATCACCGATATCTATTGGCCAATCGGTGACGCCGGCGACAATACCGAAAGCTAAACCTGAACCAAAAAAAGTTTCACAGCGCAGAAATCCCGCCTTCACTGGCGGGATTTTTCTTTTACGCTGAACCGAAGTGCAGCTCGCAGGTTAACTCTACGTGCATCGAAAAGCCCATCTTCCCGAAAAAACCTGTGTCGTATGCGGGCAGACATTCTCGCGGCGGAAGAAATGGGAAAAGGTATGGGACGAAGTAAAGTATTGCAGCGAGCGATGCAGAAGAAATAAGGACAATCCCGAATACATCAATAGCTTCAAGTAAAATGAGGGCACTAATTTGGTGCCGAAACGACCTGCGTATTCACGATCACGAAGGCTTGTACCGAGCATCCAAAGATCCCCGTGAACAAATCGGTCTATACGCAA from Flavobacteriales bacterium includes the following:
- a CDS encoding DUF2256 domain-containing protein → MHRKAHLPEKTCVVCGQTFSRRKKWEKVWDEVKYCSERCRRNKDNPEYINSFK